Proteins encoded in a region of the Nonomuraea helvata genome:
- a CDS encoding serine/threonine-protein kinase, giving the protein MDPLLPEDPPAVGPYRLLGRLGVGGQGVVYLGQAPDGRRVAVKVLADGFAGDHRFAKEIDAARRVEPFCIAQVLDASLGGRPYIVTEYVEGPSLQQAGRHAGADLQRLAVATATALAAIHRAGVVHRDFKPANVLLGRDGPRVIDFGIARAAGHSLTVTSSIVGTPAYMAPEQLTGAPLGPAVDAFAWASVMVFAATGRPPFGNDSLPAVIRRILHDEPDLGGLSGPLRPIVLSCLAKDPAARPAMQDVLLRLIGAPPTGTAGTLPGRRGGAAGRPASRPRWKAILVGAGALAASAALVGGAILWMPAPETTAAPTSSAAAQGAITTPGAPAEKPDAGRTPGATRTPSAPAKRTRPTRTASPKPTATRTRSTPRTTTSPRRTTTTKAAAATVRLVSLTLDGQQTGDNCWSPSLFPVALLKGPSGRQVEYGYRWVVDGEDEGWKTDWVTGTTKNQRNPFGAFEPGRHTIVFHLLTPSRATRSVSFTVCERYS; this is encoded by the coding sequence ATGGACCCCCTCCTGCCGGAAGACCCCCCAGCCGTGGGGCCCTACCGGCTGCTCGGGCGTCTGGGTGTGGGCGGCCAGGGGGTGGTCTACCTGGGCCAGGCGCCCGACGGGCGGCGGGTCGCGGTGAAGGTGCTGGCGGACGGCTTCGCCGGTGACCACCGCTTCGCCAAGGAGATCGACGCGGCGCGGCGGGTGGAGCCGTTCTGCATCGCTCAGGTGCTCGACGCCTCGCTGGGCGGGCGGCCGTACATCGTGACGGAGTACGTCGAGGGGCCCTCGCTCCAGCAGGCCGGCCGCCACGCCGGTGCCGACCTGCAGCGGCTCGCGGTGGCGACCGCGACGGCGCTGGCGGCGATCCACCGGGCCGGGGTGGTGCACCGTGACTTCAAGCCCGCCAACGTGCTGCTCGGGAGGGACGGCCCGCGGGTCATCGACTTCGGCATCGCCCGCGCGGCCGGCCATTCGCTGACCGTCACGAGCAGCATCGTCGGCACGCCCGCCTACATGGCGCCCGAGCAGCTCACGGGAGCTCCGCTCGGTCCCGCGGTGGACGCCTTCGCGTGGGCGTCGGTGATGGTGTTCGCCGCGACGGGAAGGCCGCCGTTCGGCAACGACTCGCTGCCCGCGGTGATCCGCCGCATCCTCCACGACGAGCCGGACCTGGGCGGCCTGTCCGGCCCGCTTCGCCCGATCGTGCTGTCCTGCCTGGCCAAGGACCCCGCCGCCCGGCCCGCCATGCAGGACGTCCTGCTCCGGCTCATCGGCGCCCCGCCCACCGGTACGGCGGGCACCCTGCCGGGCCGTCGAGGCGGTGCGGCGGGTCGTCCCGCGAGCCGCCCGCGCTGGAAGGCGATACTGGTGGGCGCCGGGGCGCTGGCGGCGTCCGCCGCCCTGGTGGGCGGGGCGATCCTCTGGATGCCCGCCCCGGAGACGACGGCCGCGCCCACCTCCTCGGCCGCCGCCCAGGGCGCCATCACGACGCCCGGCGCCCCGGCCGAGAAACCGGACGCCGGCAGGACGCCGGGCGCGACCCGCACACCCAGCGCTCCCGCCAAGAGGACGCGTCCCACCAGGACCGCCAGCCCGAAGCCCACCGCCACCCGCACGCGATCGACGCCCCGAACCACGACCTCCCCACGCAGGACCACGACCACGAAGGCGGCCGCGGCGACCGTACGCCTGGTGTCGTTGACGCTGGACGGGCAGCAGACCGGAGACAACTGCTGGTCACCGAGTCTCTTCCCCGTCGCCCTGCTCAAGGGCCCGTCGGGCAGGCAGGTCGAGTACGGCTACCGCTGGGTCGTGGACGGCGAGGACGAGGGGTGGAAGACGGACTGGGTGACCGGTACGACCAAGAACCAGCGCAACCCCTTCGGAGCCTTCGAGCCGGGCCGGCACACGATCGTCTTCCACCTGCTCACCCCCTCCAGGGCCACCAGGAGTGTGTCCTTCACGGTCTGCGAACGGTACTCCTAG
- a CDS encoding serine/threonine protein kinase, translating to MTHVEPLREGDPTGVGPYRMLGRLGAGGQGVVYLGQAPGGRRVAVKVLREGLADERFAKEIDAARRVEPFCIAQVLDASLGGRPYIVTEYVEGPSLQQAGRHAGADLQRLAVVTATALAAIHQAGIVHRDFKPANVLLGQGGPRVIDFGIARSVEAGPTGASSIVGTPAYMAPEQLAGERIGPAVDVFAWASVMVFAATGVPPFGDDSLPAVINRILHNEPQVGDLPQPLRQVVLACLAKDPARRPAMRDVLLWLLGGQAPAHPYGADGGRLSTAPGRRRRGSRTAVVAGVSGVGALAVAGAVVWGATSVWGFPFPSPQPSTQPLALTSAGTPTSKKPPTPKTPASTSTRQRPKKTKSPSPAKPVTTPTKPTTKPTARPTQSVPKPATSSAKPSSGGGSVRIPRVWVIGPRHADTPECLFGQSNTFGMVEGTKLGTTFRYEWVLDGRVVMRSEGTLAESHTHQVVGPLVKPDGSHKVTLRITSPATVSKTLSFTICPDGSE from the coding sequence ATGACGCACGTCGAACCTCTACGGGAAGGCGACCCCACCGGTGTGGGGCCCTACCGGATGTTGGGGCGTCTGGGCGCCGGCGGCCAAGGGGTGGTCTACCTCGGTCAGGCGCCCGGCGGCAGGCGGGTCGCGGTCAAAGTGCTGCGCGAGGGGCTCGCCGACGAACGCTTCGCCAAGGAGATCGACGCGGCGCGGCGGGTGGAGCCGTTCTGCATCGCTCAGGTGCTCGACGCCTCGCTGGGCGGGCGGCCGTACATCGTGACGGAGTACGTCGAGGGGCCCTCGCTCCAGCAGGCCGGCCGCCACGCCGGTGCCGACCTGCAGCGGCTCGCGGTGGTGACCGCGACCGCGCTGGCGGCCATCCATCAGGCGGGCATCGTCCATCGTGACTTCAAGCCCGCCAACGTGCTGCTCGGGCAGGGCGGCCCCCGAGTGATCGACTTCGGGATCGCCCGGTCCGTCGAAGCGGGGCCGACGGGTGCCAGCAGCATCGTGGGGACGCCGGCGTACATGGCGCCGGAGCAGCTCGCCGGCGAGCGGATCGGGCCGGCCGTGGACGTGTTCGCGTGGGCGTCGGTGATGGTGTTCGCAGCCACCGGGGTGCCCCCGTTCGGTGACGACTCGCTGCCCGCGGTGATCAACCGGATTCTGCACAACGAGCCGCAGGTCGGCGACCTGCCGCAACCGCTCCGGCAGGTCGTGCTGGCGTGCCTGGCCAAGGATCCGGCGCGCCGGCCGGCCATGCGGGACGTGCTGCTGTGGCTCCTGGGCGGACAGGCGCCCGCGCATCCGTACGGCGCCGACGGCGGGAGACTGTCCACGGCACCCGGGCGGCGGCGGCGCGGGAGCAGGACGGCGGTCGTCGCGGGCGTCTCCGGGGTGGGGGCGCTGGCGGTGGCGGGCGCCGTCGTCTGGGGGGCCACGAGCGTCTGGGGTTTCCCTTTCCCGAGCCCCCAACCGAGTACGCAGCCGTTGGCCCTCACCTCCGCCGGGACGCCGACCTCGAAGAAGCCGCCGACCCCGAAGACGCCGGCCTCGACGAGCACGCGCCAGCGCCCGAAAAAGACCAAGAGCCCGTCTCCCGCGAAACCGGTGACCACCCCCACCAAACCGACCACGAAGCCCACCGCCAGGCCGACGCAGTCCGTTCCCAAACCGGCGACCTCGTCGGCGAAGCCCTCATCGGGCGGTGGTTCCGTGCGGATCCCGCGGGTCTGGGTCATCGGTCCCCGGCACGCCGACACCCCTGAGTGCCTGTTCGGACAGAGCAACACCTTCGGCATGGTCGAAGGGACCAAGCTGGGCACCACGTTCCGCTACGAATGGGTGCTGGACGGGCGGGTGGTGATGCGCTCCGAGGGCACTCTCGCCGAGTCCCACACCCACCAGGTCGTCGGCCCGCTCGTGAAACCGGACGGCTCCCACAAGGTCACCCTCCGCATCACCTCGCCCGCGACGGTGTCGAAGACGCTCTCGTTCACCATCTGCCCGGACGGGAGCGAGTGA
- a CDS encoding phospholipase A2 produces MRRLTLTATIAAVLLPLLSPAASATTTVGTATAAEDPDAVQQVGPGLYFSDTDTFTFDESDVPAGSIGRTHGVATGGGDLARPQSAPASRPEMAVFGPGWKAEFLGGMLDRKLDVQSGAIVVTELDEGTTTRYTLKSSISFPEGGGIQRYESGDGSKITETTRWDSAAGAMRTSISEAIAMDKGATEAGDDNFSQSNAELGLTYSWTKIDGLQSTDTWRVTATGNTAYGASTVAYDAQGRVSTVKEPAAGEAPEETLTVTYATSTTATTSSFGDYAGRLKQITLTSGTEAPQTVASYGYDANGLLRTVADPSLSGSPASTYAYDQVGRLTSIDSPTDGGWQLTFAGGTAAPTATATDTSRPAGGDPIQGAKGINDPNATAPDPGDFLPGDVSNPQAYPSYCNDAWKWLYYQRAGCASWVAHYGWRKPLWRKLPSKRYVMGIDYDHCTNAPDRPTGFDFRPACDMHDYGYGLIGNTYKHYRYYLDRYRKSQVDDVFYHTLKNWTCNAYNIFVRTVCKRWAFVYRQGVRLGNPKNGANATH; encoded by the coding sequence GTGCGCCGATTAACGCTCACCGCCACCATCGCGGCGGTGCTACTCCCCCTGCTCTCCCCGGCAGCCTCCGCCACCACCACCGTCGGCACCGCCACCGCCGCCGAAGACCCTGACGCCGTCCAGCAGGTCGGTCCGGGTCTGTACTTCTCCGACACCGACACCTTCACGTTCGACGAATCGGACGTGCCCGCAGGGTCGATCGGCCGCACGCACGGCGTGGCCACCGGCGGCGGCGACCTCGCGCGACCGCAGTCCGCCCCCGCCTCCCGGCCCGAGATGGCGGTGTTCGGCCCGGGCTGGAAGGCCGAGTTCCTCGGCGGAATGCTCGACAGGAAACTGGACGTCCAGAGCGGCGCCATCGTGGTCACCGAGCTCGACGAGGGGACCACGACCCGCTACACGCTGAAGAGCAGCATCTCCTTCCCCGAGGGCGGCGGCATCCAGCGCTACGAGAGCGGCGACGGATCCAAGATCACCGAAACGACCCGGTGGGACTCGGCGGCCGGGGCGATGCGGACCTCCATCTCCGAAGCCATCGCGATGGACAAGGGCGCCACGGAGGCGGGGGACGACAACTTCTCCCAGAGCAACGCCGAGCTCGGCCTCACCTACAGCTGGACGAAGATCGACGGGCTGCAGAGCACCGACACCTGGCGGGTGACGGCCACCGGCAACACCGCCTACGGCGCCTCGACGGTGGCCTATGACGCCCAGGGCCGCGTCAGCACCGTCAAGGAACCGGCCGCGGGCGAGGCCCCCGAGGAAACGCTGACGGTCACCTACGCCACGTCGACCACGGCCACCACGTCCTCCTTCGGTGACTACGCCGGCCGGCTCAAGCAGATCACGCTCACTTCCGGCACGGAGGCGCCGCAGACCGTCGCCAGCTACGGATACGACGCCAACGGCCTGCTGCGCACCGTGGCCGACCCCAGTCTGAGCGGCTCTCCCGCGTCCACCTACGCCTACGACCAGGTCGGGCGCCTGACGTCGATCGACTCGCCCACGGACGGCGGCTGGCAGCTGACCTTCGCCGGCGGCACCGCCGCCCCCACCGCGACCGCCACCGACACGTCGCGGCCGGCCGGCGGCGATCCCATCCAGGGCGCGAAGGGGATCAACGACCCCAACGCCACCGCGCCCGACCCCGGCGACTTCCTCCCCGGCGACGTCTCCAACCCGCAGGCGTACCCGTCGTACTGCAACGACGCCTGGAAGTGGCTGTACTACCAGAGGGCCGGCTGCGCGTCCTGGGTCGCCCACTACGGCTGGCGCAAACCGCTGTGGCGGAAACTGCCCAGCAAGCGCTACGTCATGGGCATCGACTACGACCACTGCACCAACGCCCCGGACCGTCCCACCGGCTTCGACTTCCGGCCGGCCTGCGACATGCACGACTACGGCTACGGGCTGATCGGCAACACCTACAAGCACTACCGCTACTACCTCGACCGCTATCGCAAGTCCCAGGTCGACGACGTGTTCTACCACACGCTCAAGAACTGGACCTGCAACGCGTACAACATCTTCGTCCGCACCGTCTGCAAGCGCTGGGCCTTCGTCTACCGCCAAGGGGTTCGCCTGGGCAACCCCAAGAACGGCGCGAACGCCACACACTGA
- the rpoB gene encoding DNA-directed RNA polymerase subunit beta, whose protein sequence is MTASRNASAVPAGPRRVSFARIQEPLEVPDLLALQTESFDWLLGNEKWKARVEAARQAGRKDVPTQSGLEEIFEEISPIEDFSGTMSLSFRDHRFEPPKYSVDECKDKDMTFSAPMFVTAEFINNTTGEIKSQTVFMGDFPLMTPKGTFIINGTERVVVSQLVRSPGVYFERTVDKTSDKDLFGCRVIPSRGAWLEFEIDKRDSVAVRVDRKRKQPVTVFLKALGWTNERILERFGQFESMRATLEKDHTAGQDDALLDIYRKLRPGEPPTKESAQTLLENLYFNAKRYDLAKVGRYKVNKKLGVDAEITQGTLTEDDIVSMIEYLVRLHAGETSMGEALVEVDDIDHFGNRRIRSVGELIQNQVRLGLARMERVVRERMTTQDVEAITPQTLINIRPVVASMKEFFGTSQLSQFMDQTNPLAGLTHKRRLNALGPGGLSRERAGMEVRDVHPSHYGRMCPIETPEGPNIGLIGYLACFGRLNAFGFVETPYRKVVDGTVTDQIDYLTADEEDRYVKAQANSALNPDGTFAEARVLVRTKGGETEYVRSAEVDYIDVSPRQMVSVATAMIPFLEHDDANRALMGANMQRQSVPLLKSEAPLVGTGMEYRAATDTGDVISAEKAGVVEEVSADYVTVMNDDGTRTTYRVAKFKRSNQGTAVNQKPIVAEGDRVEAHQVLADGPCTDKGEMALGKNLLVAFMPWEGHNYEDAIIISQRLVQDDVLSSIHIEEHEVDARDTKLGPEEITRDIPNVSEEVLADLDERGIIRIGADVVPGDILVGKVTPKGETELTPEERLLRAIFGEKAREVRDTSLKVPHGEEGKVIGVRVFSRDEGDELPPGVNELVRVYVAQKRKITDGDKLAGRHGNKGVISKILPVEDMPFLEDGTPVDIILNPLGVPGRMNIGQVLEMHLGWIAARGWDISGIEEAWAERLRDKGFAKVAPRTSMATPVFDGANEEEIVGLLAHTNPNRDGDRMVQQSGKAQLFDGRSGEPFPYPIAVGYVYILKLHHLVDDKIHARSTGPYSMITQQPLGGKAQFGGQRFGEMEVWALEAYGAAYALQELLTIKSDDVLGRVKVYEAIVKGENIPEPGIPESFKVLIKEMQSLCLNVEVLSSDGMSIEMRDTDEDVFRAAEELGIDLSRREPSSVEEV, encoded by the coding sequence TTGACAGCCTCGCGCAACGCCTCCGCCGTACCCGCTGGTCCCCGTCGCGTCTCTTTTGCGCGCATCCAGGAGCCCCTCGAAGTTCCTGACCTTCTGGCCCTGCAGACCGAGTCTTTCGACTGGCTGCTCGGAAACGAGAAGTGGAAGGCCCGGGTTGAGGCGGCTCGCCAGGCCGGGCGCAAGGACGTCCCGACCCAGTCGGGCCTCGAAGAGATCTTCGAAGAGATCAGTCCGATCGAGGACTTCTCGGGGACCATGTCCTTGTCGTTCCGCGACCACCGGTTCGAGCCGCCGAAGTACTCGGTCGATGAGTGCAAAGACAAGGACATGACCTTCTCCGCCCCGATGTTCGTGACGGCGGAGTTCATCAATAACACCACTGGTGAGATCAAGAGCCAGACGGTGTTCATGGGCGATTTCCCGCTCATGACGCCGAAGGGCACGTTCATCATCAACGGCACCGAGCGTGTCGTGGTCTCGCAGCTGGTCCGCTCGCCTGGCGTCTATTTCGAACGTACTGTCGACAAGACGTCCGACAAGGATCTCTTCGGTTGCCGGGTCATCCCGTCCAGGGGTGCCTGGCTCGAGTTCGAGATCGACAAGCGCGACAGCGTCGCCGTGCGGGTCGACCGCAAGCGCAAGCAGCCCGTGACGGTGTTCCTCAAGGCGCTGGGATGGACCAACGAGCGGATCCTCGAGCGCTTCGGCCAGTTCGAGTCCATGCGGGCCACCCTGGAGAAGGATCACACGGCCGGCCAGGATGACGCGCTGCTGGACATCTACCGCAAGCTGCGGCCGGGTGAGCCGCCGACCAAGGAGTCGGCGCAGACTCTGCTGGAGAACCTGTACTTCAACGCCAAGCGGTACGACCTGGCCAAGGTCGGCCGTTACAAGGTCAACAAGAAGCTGGGCGTCGACGCGGAGATCACCCAGGGCACCCTGACCGAGGACGACATCGTCTCGATGATCGAATACCTGGTCCGGTTGCACGCCGGCGAGACCTCCATGGGCGAGGCCCTCGTGGAGGTCGACGACATCGACCACTTCGGCAACCGTCGCATCCGCAGCGTCGGCGAGCTCATCCAGAACCAGGTCCGCCTGGGCCTGGCCCGCATGGAGCGCGTCGTCCGCGAGCGCATGACCACGCAGGACGTCGAGGCGATCACGCCGCAGACCCTGATCAACATCCGCCCGGTCGTGGCGTCGATGAAGGAGTTCTTCGGCACCTCGCAGCTGTCGCAGTTCATGGACCAGACCAACCCGCTGGCCGGCCTGACGCACAAGCGGCGGCTGAACGCGCTGGGCCCCGGCGGTCTGTCCCGCGAGCGGGCGGGCATGGAGGTCCGCGACGTGCACCCGTCCCACTACGGCCGGATGTGCCCGATCGAGACCCCTGAAGGCCCGAACATCGGCCTCATCGGCTACCTCGCGTGCTTCGGCCGCCTCAACGCCTTCGGCTTCGTCGAGACTCCTTACCGCAAGGTCGTCGACGGCACGGTGACCGACCAGATCGACTACCTGACCGCCGACGAGGAAGACCGCTACGTCAAGGCGCAGGCCAACTCGGCGCTCAACCCCGACGGCACCTTCGCCGAGGCGCGCGTCCTGGTCCGCACCAAGGGCGGCGAGACCGAGTACGTACGCTCCGCCGAGGTCGACTACATCGACGTGTCGCCGCGCCAGATGGTGTCGGTGGCCACCGCGATGATCCCGTTCCTCGAGCACGACGACGCCAACCGGGCGTTGATGGGCGCGAACATGCAGCGGCAGTCGGTGCCGCTGCTGAAGAGCGAGGCGCCGCTGGTCGGCACCGGCATGGAGTACCGTGCCGCGACCGACACGGGCGATGTGATCAGCGCCGAGAAGGCCGGTGTGGTCGAGGAGGTCTCCGCCGACTACGTCACGGTCATGAACGACGACGGCACGCGGACGACGTACCGGGTGGCCAAGTTCAAGCGGTCCAACCAGGGCACCGCGGTCAACCAGAAGCCGATCGTGGCCGAAGGTGACCGGGTGGAGGCCCACCAGGTGCTCGCCGACGGGCCGTGCACCGACAAGGGTGAGATGGCGCTCGGCAAGAACCTGCTCGTGGCGTTCATGCCGTGGGAGGGCCACAACTACGAGGACGCGATCATCATCTCGCAACGGCTGGTGCAGGACGACGTGCTGTCCTCGATCCACATCGAGGAGCACGAGGTCGACGCCCGCGACACCAAGCTGGGTCCTGAGGAGATCACCCGGGACATCCCGAACGTGTCGGAGGAGGTGCTGGCCGACCTCGACGAGCGCGGCATCATCCGGATCGGCGCCGACGTGGTGCCGGGCGACATCCTGGTCGGCAAGGTCACCCCGAAGGGTGAGACCGAGCTGACGCCGGAGGAGCGGCTGCTGCGCGCGATCTTCGGTGAGAAGGCCCGCGAGGTCCGCGACACCTCGCTGAAGGTGCCGCACGGAGAGGAGGGCAAGGTCATCGGCGTGCGCGTGTTCAGCCGCGACGAGGGCGACGAGCTGCCGCCAGGGGTCAACGAGCTGGTCCGCGTCTACGTGGCGCAGAAGCGTAAGATCACCGACGGTGACAAGCTGGCCGGCCGTCACGGCAACAAGGGCGTCATCTCCAAGATCCTGCCGGTCGAGGACATGCCGTTCCTGGAGGACGGCACCCCGGTCGACATCATCCTCAACCCGCTGGGCGTGCCCGGCCGGATGAACATCGGCCAGGTCCTGGAGATGCACCTGGGATGGATCGCCGCCAGAGGCTGGGACATCTCCGGGATCGAGGAGGCCTGGGCCGAACGGCTGCGCGACAAGGGCTTCGCGAAGGTGGCCCCCCGCACCAGCATGGCGACCCCGGTCTTCGACGGCGCCAACGAGGAGGAGATCGTCGGCCTGCTCGCCCACACCAACCCCAACCGCGACGGTGACCGGATGGTGCAGCAGAGCGGCAAGGCCCAGCTGTTCGACGGCCGCAGCGGTGAGCCGTTCCCATACCCGATCGCGGTCGGCTACGTCTACATCCTCAAGCTGCACCACCTGGTGGACGACAAGATCCACGCGCGGTCGACCGGTCCTTACTCCATGATCACTCAGCAGCCGCTGGGCGGTAAGGCCCAGTTCGGTGGCCAGCGCTTCGGTGAGATGGAGGTGTGGGCGTTGGAGGCGTACGGCGCCGCCTACGCCCTGCAGGAGCTGCTGACGATCAAGTCCGACGACGTCCTGGGCCGCGTGAAGGTCTACGAGGCCATCGTCAAGGGCGAGAACATCCCCGAGCCCGGCATTCCGGAGTCCTTCAAGGTCCTCATCAAGGAAATGCAGTCCCTGTGCCTGAACGTCGAGGTGCTCTCCAGCGACGGCATGTCCATCGAGATGCGCGACACCGACGAGGACGTCTTCCGCGCCGCGGAGGAGCTCGGCATCGATCTGTCCCGGCGTGAGCCGAGCAGCGTGGAAGAAGTCTGA
- a CDS encoding sensor histidine kinase, translating to MFVARMQDVRPGWMRSWRDWTAGTGNFVMALAGAAAVIWGDLAPGVPGWYLAVDVVGGALACAGLWLCRRWPVAAGLGVIALSVPAAAASVAAGIATLIAAVYRRPPAAAVVGAAWVAATLVRFALRPPGLAPYLVWALVAVLIGGALTGWGMLARTRRELMLSLAERARRAEAEQRLRAEEARRAERLGLAREMHDVLAHRLSLLAVHAGALEFNAEATPGEVAEAAGVIRSNAHQALEELRTVVSVLRDGSSAEPAEPHQGLAPLVEESRQAGMRVELHDHGVRLAGLPEATGRTAYRVVQEGLTNARKHAPGEPVTVHLSGTAGGELTIEVRNPLGAAVGLGSTGAGAGLAGLEERVSLVGGRLEHGRSGDGFRLLARLPWPSE from the coding sequence GTGTTCGTGGCCCGCATGCAGGACGTGCGACCCGGCTGGATGCGGTCGTGGCGCGACTGGACGGCCGGCACAGGCAACTTCGTGATGGCCCTCGCCGGCGCCGCCGCGGTCATCTGGGGAGACCTGGCTCCGGGCGTGCCCGGCTGGTATCTGGCGGTCGACGTGGTGGGCGGGGCGCTGGCCTGTGCCGGGTTGTGGTTGTGCCGCAGGTGGCCGGTCGCCGCGGGGCTGGGCGTCATCGCGCTGTCCGTGCCGGCCGCCGCGGCGTCGGTGGCGGCGGGGATCGCCACGCTCATCGCGGCGGTCTACCGGCGCCCGCCCGCCGCCGCCGTGGTGGGCGCGGCGTGGGTGGCCGCGACGCTGGTCAGATTCGCGCTGCGGCCGCCCGGCCTGGCCCCGTACTTGGTGTGGGCGCTGGTGGCGGTGCTGATCGGCGGGGCGCTCACCGGCTGGGGCATGCTGGCGCGGACCCGGCGCGAGCTGATGCTGTCGCTGGCGGAACGCGCCCGCCGCGCCGAGGCCGAGCAGCGGCTGCGCGCGGAGGAGGCGCGCCGCGCCGAACGGCTCGGCCTCGCCCGCGAGATGCACGACGTGCTCGCGCACCGGCTCTCGCTGCTGGCGGTGCACGCCGGGGCGCTGGAGTTCAACGCGGAGGCGACGCCGGGCGAGGTCGCCGAGGCGGCCGGCGTCATCCGCTCGAACGCCCACCAGGCCCTGGAGGAGCTGCGCACGGTCGTCTCCGTGCTGCGCGACGGCTCCTCGGCCGAGCCCGCCGAACCGCATCAGGGGCTGGCGCCGCTGGTCGAGGAGTCGCGGCAGGCGGGGATGCGGGTCGAGCTGCACGACCATGGCGTACGGCTCGCCGGCCTGCCGGAGGCGACGGGGCGTACCGCGTACCGGGTGGTGCAGGAAGGGCTCACCAACGCCCGCAAGCACGCGCCCGGCGAGCCCGTCACCGTGCACCTGTCGGGCACGGCAGGCGGCGAGCTGACGATCGAGGTGCGCAACCCGCTCGGAGCGGCAGTGGGACTCGGTTCGACGGGGGCCGGGGCGGGGCTGGCCGGGCTGGAGGAACGGGTCTCGCTCGTGGGCGGGCGTCTGGAGCACGGGCGCAGCGGCGACGGATTCCGGCTGCTGGCGCGGCTACCATGGCCCAGTGAGTGA
- a CDS encoding response regulator transcription factor, whose amino-acid sequence MSEAAPIRVLIVDDDALVRAGLTLMLKGAPDLLVVGAVADGGEVEAAVGEHSPDVVLMDIRMAGVDGIDATGRLRSRRGAPEVIILTTFDADEHVFRALRAGASGFLLKDTPPEGIVEAVKRVANGEPTLSPSVTRRLIAHLVPEEESRRQADARRLLGTLSEREREVALAVGQGKPNAVIARELHMSVGTVKGYISRILTKAGLDNRVQLALVVHDASGR is encoded by the coding sequence GTGAGTGAGGCCGCTCCGATCCGGGTGCTGATCGTCGACGACGACGCGCTCGTCCGTGCCGGGCTGACGCTGATGCTCAAGGGCGCGCCCGATCTGCTCGTGGTGGGCGCCGTGGCCGACGGCGGCGAGGTCGAGGCCGCGGTGGGCGAGCACTCCCCCGACGTGGTGCTGATGGACATCCGGATGGCCGGCGTCGACGGCATCGACGCGACCGGCCGGCTGCGCAGCCGCCGGGGCGCGCCCGAGGTCATCATCCTGACCACGTTCGACGCCGACGAGCACGTGTTCAGGGCCCTGCGGGCGGGCGCGAGCGGGTTCCTGCTGAAGGACACGCCGCCCGAGGGGATCGTGGAGGCCGTCAAGCGGGTCGCGAACGGCGAGCCGACCCTGTCGCCGAGCGTCACCCGGAGGTTGATCGCTCACCTGGTGCCCGAGGAGGAGAGCCGGCGGCAGGCCGACGCCCGGCGCCTGCTGGGCACGCTCAGCGAGCGTGAGCGAGAGGTGGCGCTGGCCGTCGGCCAGGGCAAGCCGAACGCGGTCATCGCGCGCGAGCTGCACATGAGCGTCGGCACGGTGAAGGGCTACATCTCGCGCATCCTCACCAAGGCCGGCCTGGACAACCGCGTCCAGCTCGCCCTCGTCGTCCACGACGCGTCAGGCCGTTAG